The window TCTTAAGGGCCTATAGTGTGAAGTTCGCCTAGAGCCCTCGAAAATGTTGAGCCAGCCCTggcctctcctctcttctccccaCCACTCGAGCAATCTTGTTGATCAGATTCCTTATTACTATTGATGGATTCACCGGATTGTGCATATTTGCATCGTGGGAAGTGCGATCTCAAGCATGCACATGTTTCTTTAGATTGTTCTTTCACTTGATCAGCATCGGCTATCACTGCTACCCATGATGGTGATAGCTATACATGCAGCCATGTAGGACGACCAAGGGTGACGGTGGTAATATATATGGCATTTGCGTGGTCACCATCCTAGGGCGTACTCGTTACGCCATTCATGCATAATAGGGCCTTGATCGGATCTAACATGCCCCACACACAATAAGAATAAGACTGCCCGGCTCATCTGGTCATGCCGCAGCACTACAAGAAAGGAATGCCCCTAGCGGCCATGCGATTTTTTTGGCGGTCTGAAATCAGCCGCCAAGATTACACTTTAATTTGGCGGTTCAAACTTGCCACCAAGCATAAAGAAATTTTATTGGCGGCTATTCCATAGCAGACAAAGAAATATGTATTTTGCTTGGCGGTTACAAGCAAAACTGTCAATATAAATTCCAACTCCCTATTACCAGGGTCGCGCACCTGCAGGTCAAAAATTTGAGTTGGCCGCCTCTCAGACCACGAAAATTCCCGCTATCCTGCCAAATCACTGATCTGCCCTCATGCCATGTCATCAATCCGCGCCTCCTCCCGTGATCTCAATCCCAACCGTCCATTCCCTCCTCATCCAATGGCAACTGCCTCCCCACTCCATCCTCTCGTCCCCTTTCTTCCCCACTccatcctcttctcctccaATCCCCACACCACCGGAATTGTTGAGGAGGCGTGCTTCGACCAAATCGACGAGTTCAACAACATCGACCTCTTCCGctgtcgccccccccccccccacaaccTCCGTCGTCCCGCGGGCGCTCGACACCGTGGAGGAGCTTCTCTGGTTGGGGAGCCCCACGCTAGCCGCCTACGCGCGCCAGGAGATCCAGTTCCGGCACCTTGTGCAGgagcacgccgtcgccgccgccgttgcgaGGATCCGCTCCATCGAGGCCAGGATTACCGCCCACCGCGACACCATCACGGTGAAGGGGCACCGCCTTCGTGCCGTCCGCGCCAACATGGTGCCACCGGTTCGGGCCCGGCTCGCCGTCCCGATGGGCGCCACAGGAGGAGGTGGATGCTACTCGAGCGGCTGAACcgcgcagaggaggaggaggacgccatggaggagcctgaggaggagaagCTGGAGGCCATGCCGCAGCTGGCCAGCGGCATGGAAGACCTTAGCCTGTTGCTCCGTGCATTCATAGCCttgtactaataaaaaaaaatttggctagagcttgtgaaagaaaaaataattatttttggtTTCAGGTATTTGTAACAAGATGAAGttgatctccaaagaactctgaggttaagcgaGTGAGGACATATTGTGTAGAAAATACTTGTGTTGgtttgtgagggcagtctatgtcCTAGAAAAGCTGCTAGATGTAAGAGAGGCGGGACGTTTCAGTTAGTATTCTTAACGGTTTCGCAGCCACCAAGTTAAAGTTATTCTTGGCGGTGGAAAACCGACAAGGCTATTTTTCCTGACGCTTTCGAAAGATGGCAATCTTCTTAATTTGCTTGGTGGTTTGACCGCCATGAATATTTTTACTTACGGTTAGCCGCCAATAAATTTAAATATCCTTGGCACTCTAGACTTGGTGGTAGTTTCTTGGTGGTCGGCCGACGGAATAATTATCCTAGGCGGTTTATATGCTATCCTTGGCGGTTTTTGGCCGCCAAGGACATTCCGTTTTTTTAGTGTAGGTCTACATCCGATGAAGATCTAGCATACCCTACAAGGAAACAAAACACAAAGAAACAGTAAACGAGCCGAATATTAAACGAATTTGGATGGCGTACTCAGATAAGAAAGATTTGAGTTGGTCAGAAAGCAAGTTCTAGATCTACAACTATAACGACGTTGTGAATGGGATTGATATATAACTTCGGCATGGAAAGTTAGAAACGACACAGGAAAGAGTGAGCATCACGTGTCCCTAGATGTGGGGATCCCATTTTGGTGTTTTGGGAAGAAAATGATGTGCATAATGTGTTGACGCTGGTGTCCGCCATGATAGCCACCACTGCCATGAACTAAGGCTACCTGGAAACATCACCCAGCTAGACCGCCCGATGTTCGATGATGACCTAGAACATCGACAGCACAACGGGCACGCCGGCTTGTCGCCATGGCGCAGCCACTCCTCGCCATGCTTCCGGCTATCCCTCCCGCCACTGGTTGCGTTGAGCCCACGCCCCGACAGCAAGGGGATACCGCGCATTGAGTTTGTTGTTGGGCggcagggtttgaaatttcggttcgaaatttctgaaatttttgaaatttcggtaatttcACCCACCTCCCCCAACCAAAATGCTCACATCTCGTCCGAAACTtttgatttttatgaatttggtcaaattttatttaaaaccaGTCAAAATTtcgcccctcccccctcccccccccaacCCGCGACAGAAAAtctaatttcaaaatttgaaatccTGGTGGGCGGCCATGCCCGTGGGGTGCATAAGATAGATGCTGGATCGGAACCACGCTGCTCTGGGTGGAAATGATCAATCATAACCGAAGCCCATCGCATTTTCAAGAACGCACACGCTTGCCCATTGCGTTCTGTCCCATACGTACCCGGGCAATTTCAGAGACAGGCTCTGCCTACGAACTGAACGCACGAATCACAGTCGGGCAGATATGACAGACAGGAACCTAAGCAACatcaattttttaagtaggtaaagattgcatataaaatataaattgcAGTGGCGGAGCTAGAGCGAAATGGAGGGTGATgccacttgcttaatttactctactttaaaTCGAGTTTAAGTTAATGCTGGTGCTTAAGTTTGTATTGAAGGGGTGCatacatggtgaaaatagatgaggtatagctaaaaaattttcttgacCGGGTTCCTGAACACCCCCTATTATCCACTAGCTCTGCCCCTGATAAATTGCatgtataaaaataaaactgACGAGTTGCATATCAAATCCAATGCATCTGGCCTTGCTACTACAAACCGGATTACTCCTGATAGCCACAAACCGTTAGGAAAAACACTATTCacataaaggaaaaaaacaattttatggtacttgaggaggtaccatgaggtactaatttttttattgtaaatttGATACCTCTTAATAGctaggtactatgaggtaccatgAGAGGTACCAAatattagtgtaaaatttggtacctcatgataCCTCTTTAAGAACCGTAAAATTGCCTAAAGGAAAATGCTTCCTAATGGGGTACCATTACTCCATTAGGACTGGCTTATCAGTCAGGAAAATTAATCCTGACGTGGATTGCCGTTAGAACTATTTTTTGTGACGTTATATGCAACATCAGATAAATTCTAACTTTACTTCTGTTCTCCCTAAACATTCAAGGCAAGGTATCTTTACCGATgaaactataataataataataataataatagcaaggcaaactactataataataataaaagttcACCAACACTACCGAAGATCCATAGCTATCTGTCTTGCTGCTTTCAAGTTAGGAGGCAGCAATCTCGCAATGAGTTCATTGAGAACAATTGGGCAACTGATTTTCAGATGCTTATAACCATCAGTTCTCATCATCCTCTCAAGATTGGTTGGTTGAAGCAAGGAATTCGAGGCAAGCTTCCTTGAGTCCTTGGCAGCTATGCTGCTCAGCTAGAGCCAAAGTGGTCGCCACCATGTTGCAGTCAATGTGCTTTGCTAGCTTCTCCTCGCATATCAGCTTCAGCCTCCCAACATTGTACCAATCCGCAGCGACAAGCAGGTGCTGAGCCATCATTGCATCTTGAGACCACGTCTCTGGCAGCGAGTCATTGTACATGAAATGTAGCAATAATCTGAACACACCAGCTTCCATATCTTCGATTTCAATGGTCCTAGGGGTTTCCGCAATCATGGCACCGAAGAACAACGCCCTGAAGACAGACGAACGAGCGGCGAGTATGCATTTGTGTGCTCTGAATCTCTCCTTACCAACGTAGATCGTGACGTCTTTTCCATTCATCTTCTTATTACTCAGGAGGTTGCCCAAATGCAGGTCCAGACGGCCTGCAGGAACTTCCACAGACGGCTTACAGTGGCTTCCTTTGCTAGAGAAGCCCTTCATGACAGTAAGATCACACCTGATAGTAAATGAATCGTCTATTAGATGCTCCGATTGTTCCAAATCCCTTTTCTTGATGAACCTGGAGTAGCCCCAGTTTGAACCTCTTCTGCTGAAATTGTGCGTATTGGAGATGAAGTTGCGCGATCGCACCGGTTTATTATTCGTGTCCAGCAGTTTGAAGCTGAACTTTGCCTTCACGTCCTCGGCCCAGTGAGACTCAAGAAACACAGAAAACGACAGGTAGTCTGCGTTCTTTGAGCAGTTGCCATTGGGGTAGTATCTGACGTTCCAGAGGAAGTCCCCAACACTGAACGGGATAGATGACACAAATTCGCCATTCTCCATCAGATCCTTAGTTACTGTGTATCCATCAATCTTGATTACATGTGACGCGCTCGTGGTTTCAGTAGCAATGACAGAGGAGGAGGTGTTGTTCGTATCGTTTGCCATTGTGGAGTTGAACTTGCCATGCATCAGCTATCAACAGTTCGTGACACTTTTTCCTGTGCTGGAGTATATATAAACAAAGCAATTTTGTCTAGTTAGTACTGAAAAAAAACGTACCCCCTCAATAAAGTACATGCAGAACAACTTTTCTTGAACCAAAACGACACGAAAGATAAAGTAGTAACCATCTGGACTAGAAGACGTATAATTCAACCAGAATTGTAAGATATTTGAACCATGAATGCAATATAAGTTCAGTTAAAACTGAATAAATAGAAAATTAGTCTTCAGTAGCAACATtgtggggaaaaaaaaagcttgatCAGGTCTTTGTCGAGCTTTCATCAGATTTAACTTTTTTATGATTTGCTTATTTTTTATATCATTCCAGATTATTTTTGCTAACAAACTAACGAGCATAGCCTAGGTGAAAACGACTTTCATTCACaattaaataatttttatttaaaaagaaaactagATCAGTCGGAGCAACCAAGTCATGGGAGCAATTAATTTTGAACCGAGCCACCAAGCTTAAACGTTTCTCCCCCTCACGAGAAGCATTATATTTGCAGCTGATGAGATGCATGTTCTAGTAAAACATAGCACTAATTCTGAAACTCAAAGCATACGATTCCAACAAATGATGATTGGCCATGTGTGCCCATGTACATTCATCTCACATGTAGACATGTAGGGCTGGATTGATTATTcattattaagaaaataaaaggagccCATGTACATTCATCTCCATGTAGGGCTGGATTTATTATTcattattaagaaaataaaaggagaaaaacgAATGAAGATACCGAATAACGTGTATACCTTTGTGAATTACGTATAAGCTTCCAATGAGACTTTACAGATGGCGGCTTACCTATAGCGGACAGCGGGGCGGAGGCGCGGAGCACGGAGGCGAATTGCGGGGATGATCACGGCGGATCGAGCACTCGAGGAGTGAAAAGAtttggcggcgccggcgtcgatcAGTTCGGGAGGGCGTACGGCGGGGGAGGTTGGGTTTTTCACCACCCCGATCGATACGTATTCTCTGCCGTTTGGCCTTGTTGATTTCACGTAAACGGCAAGGATATAGCCACGAGCCCACGACTTCTTGATTATCTTCCTTGCGTAGTATTTCCCCCGTCTTTTTTATCTTTGCTTTCCTCCTGCACTATTTTATCCTGAACTAGTCTGCAGGGTACTCCTAACGGACGGGTGATCGCTCCCTCCCCTTCCAAGCGATCACCCGCACCTCCCCTTTACTACTttacctccccttcttctcttactGCTACACCATAtaaatttgaattaaaatttaaatttgaaatgggtatgtaaactttttacttataaactttgggtctataaactaatatttgaattcaaattcaaatttgaaacgggtatgtaaacttttgacctataaactttgggtctataaattaatatttgaatataaattcaaatttgaatcgggtatgtaaacttttgacttataaactttgggtttataaactttaggtgtataaactttagatgtatagaaatactatatatagaaaatatttgaattcagattcaaatttgaacggatataattcaaattcaaatttgaatcgggtatgtaaacttttgacttataaactttgggtctataaactttagttgtataaactttagatgcataaaaatactatatatagaaaatatttgaattcaaattcaaatttgattcccgacataattcaaattcaaatttgaatcgggtatgtaaacttttgacttataaactttgggtctataaacttcagctctataaactttagatgtatagaaatactatatataaaaaatatttgaattcaaattcaaatttgaatcggatatataaacttttgacttataaacttttggtctctaaactttagatgtgtaaacttgaggtgtataaactttagatgtgtaaacttgaggtgtataaactttaggtacataaatttactaaaataggaaagtaatgcggtgccaaaaaggaaaccaggtggagggaggggggaagggGGATCGATCGCTACCCTTGTCgccgggcgatcgatcgcccattagcacTTCCGTAATCACGACAGTTATGTTTAGGTCGGCCTATTTGTCTTTCGACAGAAATAACCCTTCCAAATCTTGCAAATTTCACAatataaaacctttttttttcaacaactggattttatttttggaaaaagtacaaattacccccctagCTATCGCGGTcgatcgaattaccccccttaacccgaaaaccagacatgcATTATTCACCTTCAACTTTTAATAgtagacgaattacccccctcgactcaATCTATAGCggtttgtcctacgtggcgtatgcgtggcaatccagtcagcacctttttttttttaaaaaaaagatgggacccacctatcatcttcccctcttcttctctttctctctctcttaattgaGGCGCGGGGACGGGCAGTGAGCGTGTGGTGGTGCTCATGGACGGGCGGGCAAACGCGCgcggggaggtggaggg of the Oryza sativa Japonica Group chromosome 2, ASM3414082v1 genome contains:
- the LOC107276162 gene encoding BTB/POZ and MATH domain-containing protein 2-like yields the protein MHGKFNSTMANDTNNTSSSVIATETTSASHVIKIDGYTVTKDLMENGEFVSSIPFSVGDFLWNVRYYPNGNCSKNADYLSFSVFLESHWAEDVKAKFSFKLLDTNNKPVRSRNFISNTHNFSRRGSNWGYSRFIKKRDLEQSEHLIDDSFTIRCDLTVMKGFSSKGSHCKPSVEVPAGRLDLHLGNLLSNKKMNGKDVTIYVGKERFRAHKCILAARSSVFRALFFGAMIAETPRTIEIEDMEAGVFRLLLHFMYNDSLPETWSQDAMMAQHLLVAADWYNVGRLKLICEEKLAKHIDCNMVATTLALAEQHSCQGLKEACLEFLASTNQS